A genomic window from Synechococcus sp. CBW1107 includes:
- a CDS encoding type II secretion system protein GspD has product MAPAGLGFRAGLWLATTGNLLAALPLTVTPAPVQAQAAIRQDGLQLKLRRLPDALELVIQDAGTGVDLRQQMQGQVWVGELRTEQIRGLKAGPQSLSMTDAGVDSITFDGTGTEFQLKVTPMPGRNLGTPLVSSDGRNLTVRFNAPQVPMSQSAGVDLRAPARVPTSSFVPPLRPRAVAPPSGDIAVGTMTIRNRGYLSLYGPPVTLTTRSANPRDVLMVLAQMGGYGFAFSDPALTAGSNPQGPRPSLSPVTVAFQSEPYERAFNFVLLSSGLQARKEGNTILVGSDVLGKTIGPQMSKVYRLNQVSPNSAADYLANLGAQVTKTNTITTAVSQGVPLGAQPAGTGLTATSQSTTSTQQTVEAFGASSGPLVGLRATTDPRLGTITIVGEPSLVAIGEQYLKQLDLRQRQVALSVKILDVNLTNTSDIDNSFAFRFGNNFIVNDGGRLLAAFGRNLPPTANDFRRGVPNNLEVELTPGTGTTPGTITTTGDNLPGLVATGAAALNGATSTGSSLVDGIRRNPGLNYPDNQFFDFLQAQIVSENAKVLASPTLILSENPETISGGADIGAGGLSGQAGDTSGLSAATIGRTRANESFVTVGRQVVTAFDVTNTANVGTTCEPTFSTAGLTFGARVSKIDDNGFVTFTLSPAISGVVDRQPVPGCGDIDILRLRRLDTGSVRVRDGQTLILTGVISDEDFQVVSKWPILGDLPLLGQFFRKTTGSRNKSELVILVTPRIIDDEQGGTYGYGYNPSGRDARRLIYSP; this is encoded by the coding sequence ATGGCCCCAGCTGGTCTTGGATTCCGTGCCGGTCTATGGCTGGCCACCACCGGCAACCTGCTGGCAGCCTTACCTCTGACAGTGACTCCAGCTCCAGTGCAGGCCCAGGCGGCCATCCGCCAGGACGGCCTGCAGCTGAAGCTGCGTCGCCTGCCCGATGCCCTGGAGCTCGTGATCCAGGATGCGGGCACCGGCGTCGACCTTCGCCAGCAGATGCAGGGTCAGGTGTGGGTGGGTGAGCTGCGCACCGAGCAGATCCGGGGGCTCAAGGCCGGTCCCCAGTCGCTCTCGATGACCGATGCCGGCGTGGATTCCATCACCTTCGACGGCACCGGCACGGAATTCCAGCTGAAAGTCACGCCGATGCCGGGACGCAATCTGGGCACGCCGTTGGTGAGCAGCGATGGCCGAAATCTGACCGTGCGCTTCAACGCACCCCAGGTGCCGATGAGCCAGTCGGCCGGTGTGGATCTGCGGGCGCCGGCACGGGTGCCCACCTCGTCCTTTGTGCCTCCCCTGCGGCCCCGTGCCGTGGCACCCCCCTCCGGCGATATCGCCGTGGGCACGATGACGATCCGCAATCGCGGTTATCTCAGCCTTTACGGTCCGCCTGTGACGCTGACCACCCGCAGCGCCAATCCCCGCGATGTGCTGATGGTGCTGGCCCAGATGGGGGGGTATGGCTTTGCCTTCTCTGACCCCGCCTTGACGGCTGGTAGCAATCCCCAGGGCCCCAGGCCGAGCCTGTCTCCTGTGACCGTGGCCTTCCAGAGCGAGCCTTATGAACGGGCGTTCAACTTCGTTCTGCTCTCTTCCGGGCTGCAGGCCCGCAAGGAGGGCAACACGATCCTGGTGGGCTCCGACGTGCTGGGCAAGACGATCGGCCCACAGATGTCGAAGGTCTATCGACTCAACCAGGTGTCTCCCAACTCGGCAGCCGATTATCTGGCCAACCTCGGCGCCCAGGTCACCAAGACCAACACGATCACCACCGCTGTGTCCCAGGGCGTGCCGCTGGGGGCTCAGCCCGCCGGAACTGGCCTGACCGCCACCTCCCAGAGCACCACATCCACCCAGCAGACCGTGGAAGCCTTCGGGGCCTCATCCGGTCCACTGGTGGGGCTGCGCGCCACCACCGATCCACGCCTCGGCACGATCACGATCGTCGGAGAACCATCGCTGGTGGCGATCGGAGAGCAATATCTCAAGCAACTGGATCTGCGCCAGCGCCAGGTGGCGTTGTCCGTGAAGATCCTGGACGTGAATCTTACAAATACAAGCGATATAGATAACAGCTTTGCCTTCCGCTTCGGCAACAACTTCATCGTGAATGATGGGGGACGTTTGTTGGCGGCTTTCGGACGCAATCTGCCGCCAACGGCCAATGACTTCCGGCGGGGTGTCCCCAATAATCTGGAGGTCGAGCTGACCCCGGGAACCGGCACGACCCCTGGCACCATCACCACGACTGGTGACAACCTGCCAGGTCTTGTCGCCACTGGGGCAGCGGCACTCAATGGGGCGACCTCGACAGGCAGTTCCCTGGTGGACGGTATCCGCCGCAACCCCGGCCTGAACTACCCCGACAACCAGTTCTTCGACTTCCTTCAGGCTCAGATCGTCTCGGAGAACGCCAAGGTGCTGGCCAGCCCCACCTTGATTCTCAGTGAAAACCCGGAAACCATTTCAGGGGGTGCCGATATCGGTGCCGGGGGGCTTTCCGGTCAGGCCGGAGACACCTCAGGCCTGAGCGCGGCCACGATCGGTCGCACTCGGGCCAATGAATCCTTTGTGACGGTGGGCCGCCAGGTGGTGACGGCTTTTGACGTCACCAACACCGCCAATGTGGGCACCACCTGTGAACCCACCTTCAGCACCGCCGGCCTCACCTTCGGTGCCCGTGTCTCCAAGATCGACGACAATGGCTTCGTGACGTTCACCTTGTCCCCGGCCATCTCCGGGGTGGTGGATCGTCAGCCGGTTCCAGGCTGCGGCGATATCGACATCCTTCGTCTCCGCCGGTTGGACACCGGCAGCGTGCGTGTCCGCGATGGCCAGACCCTCATCCTCACCGGGGTCATCTCGGATGAGGATTTCCAGGTGGTGTCCAAGTGGCCGATCCTCGGTGATCTGCCCCTCCTGGGTCAGTTCTTCCGCAAGACCACCGGCTCACGTAATAAAAGTGAACTCGTGATCCTGGTGACGCCGAGGATCATCGACGATGAGCAGGGAGGCACCTACGGCTATGGCTATAACCCCTCCGGCCGGGATGCTCGCCGCCTGATCTACAGCCCCTGA
- a CDS encoding pentapeptide repeat-containing protein, giving the protein MAPPLRSHGPLLKGALLLATGAQLLGGAVQAAEADDVMRLLDRRACSSCRLQDADLVLADLRDADLSKAQLQRANLSRAQLDGANLQGANLTFTSLLGASLRGADLRGAQLEGTDLREADLSGALLDVNALARSHWKQAVGVNPSARSYADLHNAGVEAALQGRASEAETYFNQAIQKQPDAPLSWLARGISRAEQDKRDLAAADFTYAASLYEQQGNKPVAQQLRKGAEDLKKNPDGKDAGNGWGGQFLQGAAAIFQQLAPLAIKYFAPLAF; this is encoded by the coding sequence ATGGCGCCCCCGCTGCGATCCCATGGCCCTCTCCTGAAGGGCGCCCTGCTGCTGGCCACCGGCGCCCAGCTCCTCGGAGGAGCCGTGCAGGCTGCCGAGGCCGATGACGTGATGCGCCTGCTCGACAGGCGGGCCTGCTCCAGCTGCCGGCTGCAGGACGCGGATCTGGTCCTTGCCGACCTGCGGGACGCCGATCTGAGCAAAGCCCAGCTGCAGCGGGCCAACCTCAGCCGCGCCCAGCTGGATGGCGCCAATCTGCAGGGGGCCAACCTCACGTTCACCTCGCTGCTTGGGGCCTCCCTGCGCGGCGCCGACCTGCGCGGCGCCCAGCTAGAGGGCACGGATCTGCGCGAGGCCGATCTCAGCGGAGCACTGCTCGACGTGAACGCCCTGGCCCGGAGCCACTGGAAGCAAGCGGTGGGAGTGAATCCCAGCGCCAGAAGCTACGCCGATCTGCACAATGCCGGAGTGGAGGCTGCGCTCCAAGGACGAGCCAGCGAGGCCGAGACCTACTTCAATCAGGCGATCCAGAAACAACCCGACGCTCCACTGAGCTGGCTGGCCCGTGGCATCAGCCGGGCGGAGCAGGACAAGCGCGACCTGGCCGCCGCCGACTTCACCTACGCCGCCAGCCTGTATGAGCAGCAGGGCAACAAGCCGGTGGCTCAGCAACTGCGCAAAGGTGCGGAAGACCTGAAAAAGAATCCGGACGGCAAGGACGCAGGCAATGGCTGGGGAGGCCAGTTCCTGCAGGGCGCAGCAGCGATCTTCCAGCAGTTGGCGCCGCTGGCGATCAAATACTTCGCGCCCCTGGCCTTCTGA
- a CDS encoding histidinol-phosphate transaminase encodes MDGGALERHGGNLEAVARRLGCRPADLLDASASLVPFGPSNGVRRLLQAVLRTPAGLPSPLRDYPDRQQLRLRQAIAARHQLDPASVLPGNGAAELFTWLARDAAAVGTSLLPTPGFADYPRALACWGGSWSPWPLDLPDPGPAVWPQPLPSLPAGSIQALWVTNPHNPTGQLWSRASLEPLLERFALVIVDEAFLPLVPSGESQSLVPLVARHPGLVVIRSLTKLLAIAGLRLGYAVADPARLRRWAAWRDPWPVNGLAAAVGEAVVGDRLWQERVQRWVAVEGPWLRQRLAQLPGLTPLPSAANFLLLRSESSLVGLRERLERHQRVLLRDCRSFDGLGECWLRIALQDRRNNRRLLRALRQELTP; translated from the coding sequence ATGGACGGTGGGGCCCTCGAGCGCCATGGCGGCAACCTGGAGGCCGTGGCCAGGCGGTTGGGTTGCCGCCCCGCTGATCTGCTCGATGCCAGCGCTTCCCTGGTGCCCTTCGGGCCTTCCAACGGCGTGCGCAGGCTGCTGCAGGCGGTGCTGCGCACGCCGGCCGGGTTGCCCTCGCCCCTCAGGGATTATCCCGACCGCCAGCAGTTGCGGCTGCGCCAGGCCATCGCCGCCCGCCACCAGCTCGATCCGGCGTCGGTGCTGCCCGGTAACGGGGCGGCGGAGCTGTTCACCTGGCTGGCCCGCGACGCCGCCGCTGTGGGCACCAGCCTGCTGCCCACACCAGGGTTCGCCGACTACCCCCGGGCCCTGGCCTGCTGGGGTGGGTCCTGGAGTCCCTGGCCGCTGGATCTGCCCGATCCGGGCCCGGCAGTCTGGCCCCAGCCCCTGCCATCACTTCCAGCCGGGTCCATCCAGGCGCTGTGGGTCACCAATCCCCACAACCCCACCGGCCAGCTCTGGAGCCGGGCTTCGCTTGAGCCACTGCTCGAGCGCTTCGCGCTGGTGATCGTCGATGAGGCCTTCCTTCCCCTGGTGCCCAGCGGGGAGAGCCAGTCCCTGGTGCCGCTGGTGGCCCGTCACCCCGGCCTGGTGGTGATCCGCAGCCTCACCAAGCTGCTGGCGATCGCTGGCCTGCGCCTGGGGTATGCCGTGGCGGATCCTGCCCGGCTGCGGCGGTGGGCCGCCTGGCGTGACCCATGGCCGGTGAATGGTCTGGCGGCCGCAGTGGGTGAGGCGGTGGTGGGCGATCGGCTCTGGCAGGAGCGGGTGCAGCGCTGGGTGGCGGTGGAGGGTCCCTGGCTGCGGCAGCGGCTGGCGCAGCTGCCAGGTCTCACGCCACTGCCTTCGGCCGCCAACTTCCTGCTGCTGCGCTCCGAGAGCTCCCTGGTGGGGCTGCGTGAGCGGCTGGAGCGCCACCAGCGTGTGCTGCTGCGTGACTGCCGCTCCTTTGACGGACTGGGGGAGTGCTGGTTGCGGATCGCCCTGCAGGACCGGCGCAACAACCGTCGCCTGCTGCGGGCCCTGCGGCAGGAGCTCACCCCCTAG
- a CDS encoding glycosyltransferase, translated as MSRLLIAASGTGGHLFPALAVAEALPDGWQVQWLGVPNRLETELVPRRYPLHTIRAGGLQGKGLQKLWQLIRLIGSSVAVRRLIRREGISLVFSTGGYIAAPAILAARWCGVPVVVHESNAIPGGVTRLLGRHCSRVAVGLREAAERLPRCRPLVTGTPVRADFLRPAPLPSWVPAGEGPLVLVMGGSQGAVGLNRMVRPLVPKLVAAGCRVVHLTGSHDPDTGRLRIPAYIERPFSDDLPGLLQHTQLAISRAGAGSLSELAVCGTPTILVPFPQAADHHQDANAEAAAAAGAAVIVWQHAPEHQALEQAVWRLLGPRLRGTSPGLDPLNTLRAGMERLAVRDADQRLAELLIELARG; from the coding sequence ATGTCCAGGCTCCTGATCGCGGCCAGCGGCACTGGCGGACATCTGTTCCCTGCCCTGGCGGTGGCCGAGGCCCTGCCCGATGGCTGGCAGGTGCAGTGGCTGGGGGTGCCCAACCGCCTCGAGACCGAGCTCGTGCCCAGGCGCTACCCGCTGCACACGATCCGGGCTGGGGGACTGCAGGGCAAGGGGCTGCAGAAGCTCTGGCAGCTGATACGCCTGATCGGCTCCAGCGTGGCGGTGAGGCGGCTGATCCGCCGGGAGGGCATCAGTCTGGTGTTCAGCACCGGGGGCTATATCGCCGCCCCGGCGATCCTGGCGGCCCGCTGGTGCGGTGTGCCGGTGGTGGTGCATGAATCCAATGCCATCCCGGGAGGGGTCACCCGCCTGCTCGGCCGTCACTGCAGCCGGGTGGCGGTGGGACTGCGGGAAGCGGCGGAGCGGCTGCCCCGCTGCCGCCCCCTGGTCACAGGCACGCCGGTGCGCGCCGACTTCCTGCGGCCGGCCCCTCTGCCCAGCTGGGTGCCAGCGGGCGAAGGCCCCCTGGTGCTGGTGATGGGTGGCAGCCAGGGGGCTGTCGGCCTCAACCGCATGGTGCGTCCCCTGGTGCCGAAGCTGGTGGCCGCCGGCTGCCGCGTGGTGCATCTCACGGGCAGCCATGATCCCGACACCGGCCGTCTGCGGATCCCCGCCTACATCGAGCGGCCCTTCAGCGACGACCTGCCGGGCCTTCTTCAGCACACCCAGCTGGCCATCAGCCGCGCGGGGGCCGGAAGCCTCAGCGAACTGGCCGTCTGCGGCACGCCCACGATCCTGGTGCCGTTCCCGCAGGCCGCCGACCACCACCAGGACGCCAACGCTGAAGCCGCCGCCGCGGCAGGCGCCGCCGTGATCGTGTGGCAGCACGCCCCGGAGCACCAGGCCCTGGAGCAGGCGGTGTGGCGCCTGCTGGGTCCGCGGCTGCGCGGGACCAGTCCTGGCCTCGATCCCCTGAACACCCTGAGGGCGGGCATGGAGCGCCTGGCCGTGCGCGACGCCGATCAACGGCTGGCGGAGCTGCTGATCGAGCTGGCTAGGGGGTGA
- a CDS encoding NAD(P)-dependent oxidoreductase has protein sequence MTRSFPGGPEQPGCQGHPAVAFLGLGALGAPMATRLLAAGFPLIVHNRTRTAEEPLASSGATRAATAAEAAASAELIVLCLSDDAAVEEVLFAPAGVAEAVTPGSLVIDFSTIAAATSQRLAARLGELGVGYLDAPVTGGTEGARAGTLSLLVGGASDQLERARPLMEVVGNRISHFGPVGSGQQVKAVNQILVAGSYAALAEGLALARALGLPLQQVCNALEGGAAGSWALQHRASQMIENTYPLGFRLALHRKDLAIALETASTAGVTLPISTSVAGIEDVLIAAGHGDEDVSALARWFQSDGDLEALRE, from the coding sequence ATGACCAGATCTTTCCCCGGAGGCCCGGAGCAACCGGGCTGTCAGGGCCATCCAGCCGTGGCCTTCCTCGGACTGGGGGCCCTTGGAGCCCCGATGGCGACCAGGCTGCTGGCGGCCGGCTTCCCCCTCATCGTCCACAACCGCACCAGGACCGCGGAAGAGCCGCTGGCCTCCTCAGGGGCCACCAGGGCCGCCACGGCTGCGGAGGCGGCTGCCTCCGCCGAACTGATCGTCCTCTGCCTCAGTGATGACGCCGCCGTCGAGGAGGTGCTCTTTGCCCCGGCCGGAGTGGCCGAGGCCGTGACTCCAGGCTCCCTGGTGATCGACTTCTCCACGATTGCGGCGGCCACCAGCCAGCGTCTGGCCGCCCGCCTGGGTGAGCTGGGGGTGGGCTATCTCGATGCCCCGGTCACCGGAGGCACGGAGGGGGCGCGTGCCGGCACGCTCTCCCTGCTGGTGGGAGGCGCCAGCGACCAGCTGGAGCGGGCCCGGCCCCTGATGGAGGTGGTCGGCAACCGGATCAGCCACTTCGGTCCTGTGGGCTCGGGTCAGCAGGTGAAGGCGGTCAACCAGATCCTGGTGGCCGGGAGCTATGCCGCCTTGGCCGAAGGACTGGCCCTGGCCAGGGCCCTTGGGCTGCCTCTGCAGCAGGTGTGCAACGCCCTCGAGGGGGGCGCCGCCGGCTCCTGGGCCCTGCAGCACCGCGCCAGCCAGATGATCGAGAACACCTACCCCCTCGGCTTCCGGCTGGCCCTGCACCGCAAGGATCTGGCGATCGCTCTCGAAACGGCCTCCACCGCCGGAGTGACCCTGCCGATCAGCACCAGCGTGGCCGGGATCGAAGATGTCCTGATTGCCGCCGGCCACGGCGATGAGGATGTGTCTGCCCTGGCACGGTGGTTCCAGTCAGACGGGGACCTCGAGGCCCTCAGGGAGTGA
- the pgk gene encoding phosphoglycerate kinase produces the protein MAKRSLTSLSAADLQGKRVLVRVDFNVPLDESGAITDDTRIRAALPTIHDLISKGARVILAAHFGRPKGEVNDAMRLTPVAVRLSELLGKPVVKTDSCIGPDAEAKVAAMADGDVVLLENVRFFAEEEKNDTEFAKKLAALAEVYVNDAFGAAHRAHASTEGVTEYLKPNVAGHLMEKELQYLQGAIDEPKRPLAAIVGGSKVSSKIGVLEALIDKCDKVLIGGGMIFTFYKARGLAVGKSLVEDDKLELARELEAKAKAKGVQLLLPTDVVLADAFSPDAKTLTTSVNVIPDGWMGLDIGPDSLKAFQAALADCRTVIWNGPMGVFEFDKFAAGTNGVAHTLADLSAKGCCTIIGGGDSVAAVEKVGVAEKMSHISTGGGASLELLEGKVLPGVAALDDV, from the coding sequence ATGGCGAAGCGATCCCTGACCAGCCTGTCCGCGGCCGATCTGCAAGGCAAGCGTGTTCTGGTGCGGGTCGACTTCAACGTACCTCTGGATGAGAGCGGTGCCATCACCGATGACACCCGCATCCGTGCGGCCCTGCCCACTATCCACGACCTCATCTCCAAGGGCGCCAGGGTGATCCTGGCCGCCCACTTCGGCCGGCCCAAGGGCGAGGTGAACGACGCGATGCGCCTCACACCGGTGGCCGTCCGTCTGAGCGAGCTTCTGGGCAAGCCGGTCGTCAAGACCGACAGCTGCATCGGCCCCGATGCCGAGGCCAAGGTGGCGGCCATGGCCGACGGGGATGTGGTGCTGCTGGAGAACGTGCGGTTCTTCGCCGAAGAAGAGAAGAACGACACCGAATTCGCCAAAAAGCTGGCGGCCCTGGCCGAGGTGTACGTGAACGACGCTTTCGGCGCCGCCCACCGGGCCCATGCCTCCACCGAAGGGGTGACCGAATACCTCAAGCCGAATGTGGCCGGTCACCTGATGGAGAAGGAGCTGCAGTATCTGCAGGGCGCCATCGATGAGCCCAAGCGTCCCCTGGCGGCGATCGTGGGCGGCTCCAAGGTGAGCAGCAAGATCGGCGTGCTCGAAGCCCTGATCGACAAGTGCGACAAGGTGCTGATCGGCGGCGGCATGATCTTCACCTTTTACAAGGCCCGTGGCCTGGCGGTGGGCAAGAGCCTTGTCGAGGACGACAAGCTCGAGCTGGCCAGGGAGCTGGAGGCCAAGGCCAAGGCCAAGGGCGTGCAGCTGCTGCTGCCCACCGACGTGGTGCTGGCCGACGCCTTCTCACCCGACGCCAAGACGCTCACCACCTCGGTGAACGTGATCCCCGACGGCTGGATGGGTCTGGATATCGGCCCGGATTCGCTCAAGGCTTTCCAGGCTGCCCTGGCCGACTGCAGGACGGTGATCTGGAACGGGCCGATGGGCGTGTTCGAGTTCGACAAGTTCGCCGCCGGCACCAACGGTGTGGCCCACACCCTGGCGGACCTGAGCGCCAAGGGCTGCTGCACCATCATCGGTGGCGGGGATTCGGTGGCGGCGGTGGAAAAGGTGGGTGTGGCCGAGAAGATGAGCCACATCTCCACCGGCGGTGGTGCCAGCCTCGAACTGCTGGAGGGCAAGGTGCTGCCGGGCGTCGCCGCCCTCGACGACGTCTGA
- a CDS encoding universal stress protein, with protein MFNTVLFPIDQSRQTMDTAAFALKLAQQHGSRLVVLSVVEAEEGVMHDAAAVARLLEQARSHFEQAGVACDVIEREGRPAFVIGDVADEIDADLIVMGTRGLSLDADQPSTASRVIQLAPCPVLVVP; from the coding sequence ATGTTCAACACTGTTCTGTTTCCGATCGACCAGAGCCGCCAGACCATGGACACGGCGGCCTTTGCCCTGAAGCTGGCCCAGCAGCACGGCAGCCGCCTGGTGGTGCTTTCCGTGGTGGAGGCCGAAGAGGGCGTGATGCACGATGCCGCTGCCGTGGCGCGACTTCTGGAGCAGGCCCGCAGCCATTTCGAGCAGGCTGGTGTGGCCTGTGACGTCATCGAGCGGGAAGGGCGGCCTGCCTTCGTGATCGGAGATGTGGCCGATGAGATCGATGCCGACCTGATCGTGATGGGCACCCGCGGACTGTCCCTCGATGCCGATCAGCCCAGCACGGCGTCGCGGGTGATCCAGCTGGCCCCCTGCCCTGTGCTGGTGGTGCCTTGA
- the ylqF gene encoding ribosome biogenesis GTPase YlqF, with protein sequence MEGIATPAGEGLSQSAPAIQWYPGHIAKAERQLFTQLAKVDLVIEVRDARIPRATGHPRLQRWMKAKPRLLVINRRDMISEAARQAWDLWLRERGETPWWCDAKVGTGVKQLQEAAIRAGSQLNARRAGRGMRPRPVRALMLGFPNVGKSALINRLVRQKVVDSARRAGVTRTLRWVRLGQELDLLDAPGVLPPRLDDQRAALLLALCDDIGQAAYDGEAVAVAFLHLLESLQRHPAAGISSGGVLGRYSVPVPSPMDGWNWLEAAAARHTSGDTARMAQRLLDDFRRSLLGPIALELPPDPA encoded by the coding sequence ATGGAGGGCATCGCCACGCCCGCTGGCGAGGGCCTCAGCCAGTCGGCTCCCGCAATCCAGTGGTATCCGGGGCACATCGCCAAGGCGGAACGGCAGCTGTTCACCCAGCTCGCCAAGGTCGACCTGGTGATCGAGGTGCGTGATGCCCGCATTCCCCGGGCCACCGGTCATCCCCGCCTGCAGCGCTGGATGAAGGCCAAGCCGCGTCTGCTGGTGATCAACCGCCGCGACATGATCAGCGAAGCGGCCCGCCAGGCCTGGGACCTCTGGCTGCGTGAGCGGGGCGAGACTCCCTGGTGGTGCGACGCCAAGGTGGGCACCGGCGTGAAGCAGTTGCAGGAGGCTGCGATCCGCGCCGGATCCCAGCTCAACGCCCGCCGGGCAGGCCGGGGCATGCGGCCGCGGCCGGTGCGCGCCCTCATGCTCGGCTTCCCCAACGTGGGCAAATCGGCCCTGATCAACCGCCTCGTGCGCCAGAAGGTGGTCGACAGCGCCCGCCGTGCCGGGGTCACCCGCACCCTGCGTTGGGTGCGCCTGGGCCAGGAGCTGGATCTGCTCGATGCCCCCGGCGTCCTGCCGCCACGCCTCGATGACCAGCGCGCCGCCCTGCTGCTGGCCCTCTGCGACGACATCGGCCAGGCCGCCTATGACGGCGAGGCCGTGGCCGTGGCGTTCCTGCACCTGCTCGAGTCGCTGCAGCGGCACCCGGCGGCGGGGATCTCATCCGGAGGCGTGCTCGGGCGCTACAGCGTGCCGGTGCCCTCCCCGATGGATGGCTGGAACTGGCTGGAGGCCGCCGCCGCACGCCACACCAGCGGCGACACCGCCCGGATGGCCCAGCGCCTGCTTGACGACTTCCGCCGCTCCCTTCTCGGCCCGATCGCCCTGGAACTGCCTCCTGATCCGGCATGA
- a CDS encoding RluA family pseudouridine synthase, with translation MTGFGEGEGELLTLQYPKPLPMRLDRWLVAQRPEQSRARIQKFIEAGYVRVNGVTGRAKTPLRLHDEVELWMPPPEPLPYLMPQPIPLDVLYEDAHLIVLNKPAGLTVHPAPGNRDGTLVNGLLHHCPDLPGIGGEMRPGIVHRLDKDTTGCIVVAKSQEALVRLQVQIQKRVASREYLAVVHGSPALGSGTIVGAIGRHPADRKKYAVVAEEKGRFACTHWTLIERLGDYSLLRFRLDTGRTHQIRVHCAHIGHPIVGDATYSRCRKLPLELPGQALHAVALGLDHPISGERLAFEAPLPPVFEALLTSLRQRLNPHRVEDLTV, from the coding sequence ATGACGGGCTTCGGTGAAGGAGAGGGGGAGCTGCTCACGCTCCAGTACCCGAAGCCGCTGCCGATGCGGCTCGACCGCTGGCTCGTGGCCCAGCGGCCCGAGCAGAGCCGGGCCCGCATCCAGAAGTTCATCGAGGCCGGCTACGTGCGGGTCAATGGCGTCACGGGGCGGGCCAAGACTCCCCTGCGACTCCACGACGAGGTGGAGCTGTGGATGCCGCCGCCTGAGCCACTGCCCTACCTGATGCCGCAGCCGATCCCCCTCGATGTGCTCTACGAGGATGCCCACCTGATCGTGCTCAACAAGCCGGCGGGCCTCACCGTGCATCCGGCTCCGGGTAACCGCGACGGCACGCTGGTGAACGGTCTGCTGCACCACTGTCCCGATCTGCCCGGGATCGGCGGCGAGATGCGCCCTGGAATCGTGCATCGCCTCGACAAGGACACCACCGGATGCATCGTGGTCGCCAAGAGCCAGGAAGCCCTGGTGCGGCTGCAGGTGCAGATCCAGAAACGGGTGGCCTCAAGGGAATACCTGGCCGTCGTGCATGGGTCACCGGCGCTCGGGAGTGGAACGATCGTGGGGGCGATCGGTCGTCACCCCGCCGATCGCAAGAAGTACGCCGTGGTGGCCGAGGAGAAGGGGCGCTTCGCCTGCACCCACTGGACCCTGATCGAGCGCCTCGGCGATTACTCATTGCTGCGCTTCCGGCTCGACACCGGCCGCACCCATCAGATCCGGGTCCACTGCGCCCACATCGGCCATCCGATCGTGGGTGATGCCACCTACAGCCGCTGCCGCAAGCTGCCGCTGGAGCTTCCTGGCCAGGCCCTGCATGCGGTGGCCCTCGGCCTCGATCATCCGATCAGCGGTGAGCGTCTGGCCTTCGAGGCTCCGTTGCCGCCGGTGTTCGAGGCCCTGCTCACCTCCCTGCGTCAGCGCCTCAACCCCCACCGCGTCGAGGATCTGACGGTCTGA